One Lentisphaera araneosa HTCC2155 genomic region harbors:
- a CDS encoding MFS transporter: MSDTSQNKSHVKQLSIMMFLQFFIWGAWYTSVSLFMSTQGMEKDIYWVYTAGPLGAIIAPFFIGLIADRFINTEKVLGGLFILGSASMLILPQLAGPGKSSIVNTCILLHMLCYMPTLALTASISFKHLSDGVKQFPIVRVWGTIGWIAAGLLISFLDAEKTALQFYIAGGASLLLGFFCFSLPKTPAPLKGEPIKFKDLIFWDAWSLMKKPSFAVFIISSFLICIPLAAYYAYLQNQMSAMGITNVAAAKTLGQGSEIVFMLMMPFFFRKLGVKKMIAIGVFAWAVRYALFAFGASENLTMMIYAGIFLHGICYDFFFVTGQIYVDQASHKNVRNQAQALNIFWTQGVGLFLGAIICGKFYNAAFGDKSGINPENLSLWPSFWWPLAIMAGVILVIFLLAFKHKDDPKAEINH; the protein is encoded by the coding sequence GTGAGCGATACCAGCCAAAACAAATCTCATGTTAAACAACTCTCCATCATGATGTTTCTCCAATTTTTCATCTGGGGCGCATGGTACACTTCCGTGAGTTTATTTATGAGTACTCAAGGAATGGAAAAAGATATTTACTGGGTCTATACTGCTGGCCCTCTAGGAGCTATCATTGCTCCATTCTTCATTGGATTAATTGCTGATCGATTCATCAACACCGAAAAAGTATTAGGTGGTCTCTTTATACTTGGATCTGCTTCCATGCTCATTCTTCCACAATTAGCGGGCCCAGGAAAATCAAGCATCGTAAATACCTGTATCCTCCTGCACATGCTCTGTTATATGCCAACACTCGCTCTAACGGCAAGTATTTCCTTCAAACACCTAAGCGATGGAGTTAAACAATTCCCGATAGTTCGCGTTTGGGGAACTATTGGATGGATCGCAGCCGGCTTACTCATCAGCTTTTTAGATGCTGAAAAAACAGCTCTACAATTTTACATCGCAGGTGGCGCCTCCCTACTTCTTGGTTTCTTCTGCTTTTCTCTTCCCAAAACCCCAGCCCCCCTCAAGGGCGAGCCTATTAAATTTAAGGACCTCATATTCTGGGATGCTTGGAGTTTGATGAAAAAACCATCCTTTGCCGTTTTCATCATCTCTTCCTTCCTCATATGTATACCTCTTGCTGCTTATTACGCTTACCTACAAAACCAAATGTCTGCTATGGGCATTACAAATGTCGCCGCTGCTAAAACTTTAGGGCAAGGCTCTGAAATCGTTTTCATGCTAATGATGCCATTTTTCTTCCGTAAACTGGGCGTCAAAAAAATGATTGCCATCGGCGTTTTTGCCTGGGCTGTGCGCTATGCGCTTTTTGCTTTCGGAGCCAGCGAAAACCTCACAATGATGATCTATGCTGGCATTTTCCTTCACGGAATCTGTTATGACTTCTTCTTTGTCACAGGTCAAATTTACGTTGATCAAGCGAGTCACAAAAATGTTCGCAACCAAGCGCAAGCTCTTAATATTTTTTGGACACAAGGAGTCGGTCTTTTTCTAGGTGCAATCATTTGCGGTAAATTTTACAATGCCGCTTTTGGTGACAAATCGGGCATTAACCCAGAGAACCTATCTCTTTGGCCATCATTTTGGTGGCCGCTCGCCATCATGGCCGGCGTCATCCTCGTCATATTCCTTCTCGCTTTCAAGCACAAAGATGACCCCAAAGCTGAAATCAATCATTAA
- a CDS encoding methyltransferase has translation MIIANKFNPLGDNKFSGTKVQGILSGVTMSKHSRNQQPSFEQEIKDIFPLIWDDQSPEPISQLNYEQELKLKNDAFAKFLQKAGVQKQAQSIIASPKPRHYRTTTKRRVFQEGAGIGLGFSKPVKAGVCLESDLEPSEHHDIYHFLQKTLSKRTYYSLARALNWLIIRGNYDRQFLILNIFKMDADVMRKVKLLVNVLKKENIVEGAMVYFDPSRSDYYLEAERPVKTMQIKHLFGPRLLGLKVDDVLMRYSPIGFSQVNESMVPEMVELAKTMLKASKDDVLLDLYCGYGLFSHTLGQSCKNVLGYEMSTTAIDSAKEISKRLKSHNRMKFFAEKIDANLVHNKFSQAKQTELMLLDPPRQGCEPGVIAQLAKRRPKRVLQIFCGTDVVPKEILEWQKQGYKAKVIQPIDMFAGTPNLETMVLFEA, from the coding sequence GTGATAATCGCAAATAAGTTCAATCCTCTGGGTGATAATAAGTTTTCTGGAACTAAAGTGCAGGGAATTTTAAGTGGAGTCACCATGTCGAAGCATAGCAGGAATCAACAGCCTTCTTTCGAGCAAGAAATCAAAGATATCTTCCCTTTAATTTGGGATGATCAGTCACCTGAGCCGATCAGTCAGCTAAACTATGAGCAGGAATTAAAGTTAAAGAATGATGCCTTCGCTAAGTTTCTCCAAAAAGCAGGGGTTCAAAAGCAAGCGCAAAGCATTATTGCCTCTCCCAAGCCAAGACATTACCGAACCACCACCAAGCGTCGTGTTTTTCAGGAAGGAGCAGGAATCGGTTTGGGTTTTTCTAAGCCAGTGAAGGCAGGTGTTTGTCTTGAGTCAGATTTAGAACCCAGTGAGCACCACGACATTTATCACTTTTTACAAAAAACACTTTCTAAGCGAACTTATTATTCTTTGGCGCGGGCCCTAAATTGGTTGATTATTCGCGGCAATTATGATCGCCAATTCCTCATCTTAAATATTTTTAAGATGGATGCGGATGTGATGCGCAAGGTTAAGTTATTAGTAAATGTGCTTAAAAAAGAGAATATTGTTGAGGGCGCCATGGTCTACTTTGACCCTTCGCGATCGGATTATTACCTCGAAGCTGAACGCCCCGTTAAAACGATGCAGATTAAACATTTATTTGGACCGCGTCTTTTAGGTCTTAAAGTTGATGACGTACTAATGCGTTACAGCCCCATAGGTTTTTCCCAAGTGAATGAATCGATGGTTCCTGAAATGGTCGAGCTCGCTAAAACGATGTTGAAAGCAAGTAAGGATGATGTGCTGCTCGATCTCTACTGTGGTTATGGTCTCTTTAGTCATACCTTAGGCCAGTCCTGCAAGAATGTCTTAGGCTATGAAATGAGTACTACGGCGATTGATTCGGCAAAAGAAATTTCTAAGCGTCTCAAAAGCCATAATCGCATGAAGTTCTTCGCTGAAAAAATTGATGCGAACTTAGTTCACAATAAATTTTCTCAAGCAAAGCAAACTGAATTGATGCTCCTAGATCCTCCCCGCCAAGGCTGTGAACCCGGAGTGATTGCGCAACTCGCAAAACGTCGTCCCAAGCGTGTCTTGCAGATTTTCTGTGGCACTGATGTGGTGCCCAAGGAAATTCTAGAATGGCAAAAGCAAGGCTACAAAGCCAAAGTCATTCAGCCAATAGATATGTTTGCAGGAACACCAAATCTCGAAACAATGGTCTTATTTGAAGCTTAG
- a CDS encoding sulfatase family protein produces the protein MRLLVFFLSISLWASAEKPNILFCMADDWGWPHAGAYGDEGVKTPNFDRLAKEGMLFHHTYVSSPSCTPSRNAVITGKYHWQLGPGANLWSTLPVEHESFVHLLADSSYVIGQNRPKTWGPGKIESWEKHHGGHPAGSTYKDLSEFFDKTEAPDKNFFFWLATSDPHRGYKKDSGVKSGIDPAKVHLFDHYPDALTVRKDVADYYFEVQHWDALVGSALKLLEEKDLLENTIVIMTGDHGMPFPRCKGNLYDSGARVPFVFRWAKGVKAGLENRDFVSFADVAPTLLELCGVPVPKAMTGKSFVNLLLSEQSGAIDKVERPFAIFGRERHTPAQEKPNMGGYPSRAIRTKDFLYIRNYRPELWPMGVGNGNTNKPGQWYSDCDAGPTKDYIIDNKEKDPQAKRAYELCFAKRPAQELYHLVKDPDQTNNLAKDPEYAAVLEQLDKKMQKALIEKFDPRAKDPLYGGFDVHPYFGGYGGKRKAKK, from the coding sequence ATGCGTTTATTAGTTTTTTTCTTATCGATCTCACTTTGGGCTTCAGCTGAGAAACCAAATATTTTGTTTTGTATGGCAGACGACTGGGGCTGGCCTCATGCAGGTGCCTATGGTGACGAAGGTGTGAAAACTCCAAATTTTGATCGTTTGGCAAAAGAGGGAATGCTTTTTCATCACACTTATGTCTCCAGCCCCTCTTGCACACCGAGTCGCAATGCGGTGATTACGGGGAAATATCACTGGCAGTTAGGTCCAGGAGCTAATCTTTGGAGTACTTTGCCCGTCGAGCACGAGAGCTTTGTGCATTTACTTGCAGACTCGTCTTATGTGATCGGTCAGAATCGTCCTAAAACTTGGGGGCCAGGGAAAATTGAATCTTGGGAAAAACACCATGGAGGCCATCCAGCGGGTAGTACGTATAAAGATTTATCTGAATTTTTTGATAAAACTGAAGCGCCCGATAAAAATTTTTTCTTTTGGCTCGCCACAAGTGATCCACATAGGGGCTATAAAAAAGACTCGGGAGTGAAGAGTGGGATTGATCCTGCAAAAGTGCATCTTTTTGATCACTACCCCGATGCTTTAACTGTGCGTAAAGATGTGGCGGATTATTACTTCGAAGTTCAGCATTGGGATGCCTTGGTCGGCTCGGCGCTCAAACTCTTAGAAGAAAAGGATCTCCTAGAAAATACAATTGTGATCATGACGGGTGATCATGGGATGCCTTTTCCCCGTTGCAAGGGGAATTTATATGATTCAGGTGCGCGTGTTCCTTTTGTGTTTCGTTGGGCTAAGGGTGTTAAAGCTGGACTTGAAAATCGCGACTTTGTTTCTTTTGCGGATGTCGCACCGACTCTCTTAGAGCTTTGTGGGGTACCAGTTCCCAAAGCCATGACGGGAAAAAGTTTTGTGAATTTATTGCTGAGTGAGCAATCTGGGGCAATTGATAAAGTTGAACGCCCTTTCGCTATCTTTGGGAGAGAGCGTCACACGCCAGCTCAAGAGAAACCTAATATGGGTGGCTACCCATCTAGAGCGATAAGAACAAAGGATTTCTTATACATTCGCAATTATCGTCCTGAGCTTTGGCCCATGGGCGTAGGCAATGGCAACACAAACAAGCCAGGTCAGTGGTATTCGGACTGTGATGCGGGACCTACAAAAGATTATATCATTGACAATAAAGAAAAGGATCCTCAAGCCAAACGAGCTTATGAACTTTGTTTCGCTAAGAGGCCAGCTCAAGAACTCTATCACCTCGTCAAAGATCCCGATCAAACAAATAACTTGGCTAAAGACCCTGAATATGCAGCGGTGTTAGAGCAATTAGATAAGAAGATGCAAAAAGCATTGATCGAAAAATTCGACCCGAGAGCGAAAGATCCCCTATATGGAGGCTTTGATGTTCATCCCTATTTTGGTGGTTACGGAGGGAAACGTAAAGCTAAGAAGTAG